From Mesobacillus jeotgali, the proteins below share one genomic window:
- a CDS encoding glycosyltransferase family 4 protein, which translates to MGTKKRILLCATVDYHFSAFHLPYMKWFKEQGWEVHVAAKGNMELPFVDKKYDLPIQRSPFSLQNMKAYQQLKSIIDQNDYQIIHSHTPVGGVLARLASMAAREKGTKVLYTAHGFHFCIGSPAINWLIYYPIEKWLARYTDCLITINEEDFNRAKRHHFKADRIEHVHGVGVNTEKFRPAEKEYKKELRIAYGYNVGDFLMFYAAEFNKNKNQQLLIRALAQIVDDVPKAKLLFAGEGPSLEECRKLAKKLAVENQVHFLGFRKDIEQLLQISDVAVGSSFREGLPVNIMEAMACGLPVIATVNRGHRELITNQQEGWLIKESNPRMFAKKMKLLAKDPAQRAVMGSNGRRLIINNFSTNKILQEKSAIYKPYMAETEESKWAAL; encoded by the coding sequence ATGGGTACAAAAAAACGGATTTTACTTTGTGCAACAGTTGATTACCATTTCAGTGCCTTTCATTTACCATATATGAAATGGTTCAAAGAGCAAGGGTGGGAGGTACATGTTGCTGCTAAAGGCAATATGGAGCTCCCTTTTGTTGATAAAAAATACGATTTGCCAATACAAAGGTCGCCATTCAGCCTGCAAAATATGAAGGCATATCAACAATTAAAATCAATCATCGACCAAAATGATTATCAAATCATTCATAGTCATACGCCAGTTGGCGGAGTGCTAGCCAGACTAGCTTCCATGGCAGCCAGAGAAAAAGGAACGAAAGTATTGTACACAGCTCATGGTTTTCATTTCTGTATAGGTTCACCGGCAATAAACTGGCTAATCTACTATCCTATTGAAAAATGGCTGGCCAGGTATACCGACTGCCTGATTACCATTAATGAAGAGGATTTCAACAGAGCAAAACGGCATCATTTCAAGGCAGACCGTATTGAACATGTTCATGGAGTTGGAGTAAACACAGAAAAATTCAGGCCCGCTGAAAAAGAGTATAAAAAGGAACTAAGAATCGCCTACGGCTACAACGTTGGCGATTTTTTAATGTTTTATGCTGCGGAATTCAATAAAAACAAGAACCAGCAATTGTTAATTCGAGCCCTAGCACAAATAGTAGATGATGTTCCAAAAGCTAAGCTGTTATTTGCTGGAGAAGGACCTTCATTGGAGGAGTGTCGTAAATTGGCAAAAAAACTAGCTGTTGAAAATCAGGTTCATTTTTTAGGATTTAGGAAGGACATTGAACAGTTACTGCAAATATCTGATGTTGCTGTTGGATCGAGTTTTCGAGAAGGTCTCCCTGTGAATATTATGGAAGCCATGGCATGCGGCTTGCCGGTAATCGCAACAGTAAACAGAGGGCATCGAGAACTAATTACAAACCAGCAAGAAGGCTGGTTAATCAAAGAGTCTAACCCACGGATGTTTGCTAAAAAGATGAAGCTGTTGGCAAAGGATCCAGCACAAAGGGCAGTAATGGGGTCCAATGGACGAAGGCTGATAATTAATAACTTCAGTACAAACAAAATACTCCAAGAAAAGAGTGCAATCTACAAACCATATATGGCAGAAACGGAGGAGTCGAAGTGGGCAGCCCTTTAA
- a CDS encoding EpsG family protein: MEILWLNLFIVFCFSLLARYFAIPNINTASMTTISLQKIYVIGSLLSLALVSGLRSNIGDTYFYKHAFEVNDFTWEQVKNQENIGFWIFQMFLKKFSDNPQILIFTAAIITNILIILVFSKYSRHFELSTFVYITGGLYLVTMNGIRQSLTAAIIFMATRFIISGNFFAYTLIVLFASTFHESALILLPIYFLVRYKAWSRATLMLLVIAVVIVIGFDQFSSILFSTLEDTQYGHYKDFKEGGANVIRVAVFGTPLIIAFFGRERLREIFPESDYIVNMALIGLVFMIVSTQNWIFARFNIYFELYQLILVGWIVKLFHEKEQRLVYLGIIVCYFLYYYYESVISLNIHYKSDYIIF, encoded by the coding sequence ATGGAAATTCTTTGGTTAAATCTTTTTATTGTCTTTTGTTTCTCGTTATTGGCAAGGTATTTTGCTATACCTAATATTAATACTGCTTCAATGACTACGATTTCATTGCAAAAGATATATGTTATAGGATCACTTTTATCACTAGCACTAGTATCAGGTTTACGCTCCAACATAGGTGATACTTACTTTTATAAGCATGCATTTGAAGTAAATGATTTTACATGGGAACAAGTGAAGAATCAAGAGAATATCGGCTTTTGGATCTTTCAAATGTTTTTGAAAAAATTCTCTGACAATCCACAGATTTTGATTTTTACTGCTGCAATTATTACAAATATACTCATTATTTTAGTGTTTTCGAAGTATTCAAGGCACTTTGAGTTAAGTACGTTTGTGTATATCACAGGCGGACTATACTTAGTTACAATGAACGGAATTCGTCAAAGCCTTACCGCTGCAATTATTTTTATGGCTACACGGTTTATCATTAGCGGAAACTTCTTCGCATACACTTTGATCGTCTTATTTGCTTCTACTTTTCATGAGAGTGCACTTATCCTTCTGCCAATATATTTCTTGGTTCGGTACAAAGCATGGTCCAGAGCAACGTTAATGTTATTGGTTATTGCAGTTGTTATTGTCATAGGGTTTGATCAATTCTCCTCAATCCTTTTCTCCACCTTAGAAGATACACAATATGGTCATTATAAAGATTTCAAGGAAGGAGGAGCGAATGTAATCCGTGTTGCAGTTTTCGGGACTCCTCTTATAATTGCCTTCTTCGGAAGAGAAAGGTTAAGGGAGATATTTCCTGAAAGTGATTACATAGTCAACATGGCACTGATTGGTTTAGTTTTTATGATTGTATCAACACAGAATTGGATATTTGCTAGATTTAATATTTATTTTGAACTATATCAGCTTATTTTAGTAGGATGGATTGTAAAGCTTTTTCATGAAAAAGAACAGCGATTGGTTTATTTAGGAATAATAGTTTGTTATTTTCTTTATTACTATTACGAAAGTGTAATTAGCTTAAACATTCACTATAAAAGCGACTATATCATCTTTTAA
- a CDS encoding glycosyltransferase family 2 protein, whose product MKKLTVFTPTYNRAYCLGNCYESLKRQTNKDFIWLIIDDGSTDHTKDLVSNWKTESLIDIQYIWQENQGMHGAHNTAYELIETELNVCIDSDDYMPDDAVEKIIMMWEANGSKNVSGIIGLDSNFDGKVIGSMLPTNLKTSTLFDLYYKFGVSGDKKLVYRTDLTKEFPYPIFENEKYVGLAYKYYKLDQQYKMLLMNEVLCCVEYLPDGSSLNMLRQYRKNPKGFTFYRKELMKLPFVSGKFKFRQAVHYVSSCLLDNNFQFIKEAPNKLLTTIAVPLGIMLFLFIKTKTRTV is encoded by the coding sequence ATGAAGAAGTTAACGGTATTCACGCCAACATACAATAGAGCATATTGTCTGGGCAATTGTTATGAATCGTTAAAAAGACAAACCAATAAAGACTTCATTTGGTTGATCATTGATGATGGGTCTACTGATCATACGAAGGACTTAGTTAGTAATTGGAAGACTGAAAGCTTAATAGATATACAATATATTTGGCAAGAAAACCAGGGTATGCATGGAGCGCATAATACGGCATATGAACTTATTGAGACTGAATTGAATGTCTGTATAGATTCTGATGATTATATGCCTGATGATGCAGTAGAAAAAATTATAATGATGTGGGAAGCTAACGGCAGTAAAAATGTCAGCGGAATAATAGGGTTGGATTCTAACTTTGATGGAAAAGTAATCGGTTCAATGCTGCCTACTAACCTAAAGACCTCTACACTGTTTGATTTGTATTATAAATTTGGAGTATCGGGGGATAAAAAGTTAGTTTATAGAACGGATTTAACCAAAGAATTCCCGTATCCGATTTTTGAAAATGAGAAATATGTAGGCCTTGCCTACAAATATTATAAGCTGGACCAACAATATAAAATGCTATTAATGAACGAGGTATTATGTTGTGTGGAATACCTGCCAGATGGCTCGTCACTTAATATGTTGAGACAATACCGGAAAAATCCAAAAGGATTTACATTCTACAGGAAAGAACTTATGAAGTTGCCTTTCGTAAGTGGCAAGTTTAAGTTTCGGCAGGCTGTTCATTATGTGTCCAGTTGTCTCCTAGATAACAATTTTCAATTTATTAAAGAAGCCCCAAATAAGCTCTTAACCACAATAGCAGTGCCACTAGGAATTATGTTGTTTCTTTTTATTAAGACAAAAACAAGAACGGTTTAA
- a CDS encoding glycosyltransferase family 1 protein, producing the protein MGSPLRVLHVVVNMNRGGAETLLMNLYRNIDRSKIQFDFLTCKEGVFDKEINELGGRIYRIPYITDVGHSNYLKALNGFFMNTPQYQIVHSHMDKMSGFVLRAAKKAGVSVRIAHSHSTRSEGGAAARIYKWYAGIMIPKYATYFVSCSGEAAEWLFGKKADRTILLKNGIDLEHFKYSQKVRESIRSELKIKEDQFIVGHVGRFSMPKNHSYLLEVFKEFLSYREEAILLFVGDGPLLPEIKRKVEEMQLTKKVKFLGSRSDVDQLLQAFDIFLFPSVFEGFPLSVIEAQASGLPCLISDTITKEIDMGIGLVQSLSLNNKKLWIDKMQEIAGLHSIRNSNLNLLISKNGFDIKNSSDYLREFYSTVTGDVMNEEVNGIHANIQ; encoded by the coding sequence GTGGGCAGCCCTTTAAGAGTTTTACATGTAGTCGTCAACATGAACCGTGGCGGAGCAGAAACACTGCTGATGAATCTATATCGAAATATTGATCGCTCTAAAATCCAGTTTGATTTTTTGACTTGTAAAGAAGGAGTGTTTGATAAGGAGATAAATGAATTAGGAGGGAGGATATATAGGATTCCTTATATTACGGATGTCGGTCACTCGAATTATCTCAAAGCATTGAACGGTTTTTTTATGAATACTCCGCAATACCAGATCGTTCATTCACATATGGATAAAATGAGTGGATTTGTATTACGTGCCGCAAAAAAAGCAGGAGTTTCTGTAAGAATCGCTCACAGCCATAGTACCAGGAGTGAAGGCGGGGCAGCGGCTAGAATATACAAATGGTATGCCGGAATAATGATTCCAAAGTATGCTACTTATTTTGTTTCATGTTCTGGGGAAGCTGCCGAATGGCTATTTGGGAAAAAAGCTGATAGAACGATTTTATTAAAAAATGGAATTGACTTAGAACACTTTAAATATTCTCAGAAGGTAAGGGAATCGATTAGGTCAGAATTAAAAATAAAGGAAGATCAGTTCATAGTCGGTCACGTGGGCAGATTTTCAATGCCGAAGAATCATTCCTATTTATTAGAGGTGTTTAAAGAATTTCTGTCTTATAGAGAAGAGGCCATACTTTTGTTTGTTGGAGACGGTCCGCTGCTCCCGGAGATTAAGCGGAAAGTCGAAGAGATGCAACTAACTAAAAAGGTTAAGTTCCTTGGAAGCAGATCAGATGTTGACCAGCTTCTCCAGGCTTTTGACATTTTTCTTTTCCCTTCTGTCTTTGAAGGATTTCCACTCTCAGTAATTGAGGCTCAGGCTTCAGGGCTTCCTTGCCTTATCTCTGATACTATAACCAAAGAAATAGATATGGGGATAGGCTTAGTTCAGTCTCTATCTCTCAACAATAAAAAACTATGGATTGACAAGATGCAAGAAATAGCAGGTCTACACTCTATTAGAAATAGTAATTTAAATTTACTGATTTCAAAAAATGGCTTTGATATAAAGAATTCTTCCGATTATCTTAGAGAATTTTATTCTACTGTTACAGGGGATGTGATGAATGAAGAAGTTAACGGTATTCACGCCAACATACAATAG